CAGATGTCGTTGACGACCGCCGCCCCGGCGGCGAGCGCGCGCCGCGCGGTCGCCGCCTTGTAGGTGTCGATCGAAACCGGCGCGCCGCACTCTTCGACGAGCGCCGCGAGCATGGGCCGGAGCCGCGCCCATTCCTCCTCCGCCGTGAGCGGCGTATGGCCGGGACGCGTCGATTCGGCCCCGACGTCGACAATGTCGGCGCCGTCGGCGACGAGCTTCTTGGCCTGCGTCAGCGCCGCCTGCGGCGCGAGGAAGCGCCCGCCGTCGGAAAAGGAATCGGGCGTCACATTGACGATGCCCATGATCACCGGCCGCGTTCCGATGAGCGAGAAGAATCGCTCGCGCGACGCGTTCGTCGTCGTCACTGGATTTCTCCGAAGATGAAGCGAGCGCTCAGCTCAGTCGTATTTGATATAGGCGAAACGCTGGTCGCTCTCCGGCGTCCCCTCGAGCGCCCCGCCCTCCTGGCCCGGCCGCCAGCAGACGACGTCCTCGATTCTGCGCGCGAGCTCGAAGTCCTTGTCGGTAATACCCTTGGCCGTATGGGTCATCAACCGCACCTCGAGCCAGGCATAGGATAGAGTGATGTCCGGATGGTGCCAGGCTGCCTCGGCGAGATGGCCGATCGTGTTGACGGCCATCAGCGTGCCCTTCCAGCCGTGGGTCTTGTATTTGCGGCGGATCCAGCCGTTCTCGAGCCGCCAGCGCGGCAGCTCGGCCGCGAGGCGGGCCGTGACCTCGTCCTCGGTAAAGACGCGCTCCTCTTTCGCCATCTCGTCCCCTCCTCGTCTCGGCCGGCGCGCGGGCTCTTGCCTTCGCACGCGCGGCGCCTTACTCGGCCTTTTCGCATCGCGCCAGCGCCTCGAGGGTTGCCGGCGCGCGCCGGGAAGCGAGATATAGCGGAAAATCCGCGAGAAGTCTGAAAACGAGGCGCCATGCCGACCAGAGTGAGCGTCGCCGCCGCTGCGAGACTGCACCTCGGCTTTCTCGACATGAACGGCGCCCTCGGCCGCAAATTCGGCGGGCTCGGGCTGTCGATTGATGCGCCGGCGACTAGGCTGACGCTGGAACATGCGGAAACAACGAGCGTTTTCGGCCCCGACGCCGAACGCGCGGCCGCTCTGCTCGAGCGCGCCGCCGCCGCCCATGCGCCCGGCAGGCGGTATCGGCTCGTCATGGAGGAGGCCATTCCGCCGCATTCCGGGCTCGGCTCGGGCACGCAGCTGGCGCTGGCGGTCGCCGCGGCGCTGCGACGGCTCGAGGATCTGCCACAGGATGTCGAGGCCGACGCTGCGCTGTTGCAGCGCGGCGCCCGCTCCGGCCTCGGCGCCGGGCTGTTCTCGCGCGGCGGGCTGGTGGTGGATGGGGGCCGCGGCGCCGCGACGCGGACGCCGCCGGTCGTCTCCCGCCTGCCGTTCCCGCCCGACTGGCGCATTCTCCTCGTCTCGGACCCAACCGCGGTCGGCCTGCACGGCGCAGAGGAGCGCAAGGCCTTCGCCGAGCTGCCGGCCTTTTCCGAGACCGACGCCGGACGGCTCTGCCGACTGGTGCTGATGCAGGCGCTGCCAGCGGCGTCCGAGGCGGATTTTGCGGGTTTCGGCGCGGCGATCACCGAGATTCAGGCCATTGTCGGCGATTATTTCGCTCCGGCGCAGGGCGGGCGGCGTTTCACCAGCGCGGCGGTGGAGCGTCTGCTCGCCGGGCTCGCCGAGGCGGGCGCGACCGGCGTCGGCCAGACCTCCTGGGGCCCGACCGGCTTCGCCTTCGCGCCGAGCGAGGCGGAGGCGCAGCGGCTCGCCGCGCGCGCCCGCGACATGAGCGCGGCGCACGGGCTGACGATCGCGGTCGTGGCGGGGCTCGACAAAGGCGCGAAGATCGACGCCGTCTATGCGCGGATCGCCTGAGTCTCAGGCGCGGCGCGGGCGCAGCTGCGAGAGCCGCAGGCCGAAGAGGCGCAGCGCGCCGAGCAGGACCGCCGCATAAGCGAGGCCTCCCGCCGCGCCGAGAAGGGCCAGCGCCGTCACATTGCCGAAGCCGCCGAGAGCGCCGCCGAGCCGGGCCGCCGGGCCATAGCCGAAGACGGCGACGAGAACCAGCGGGACGCAGGCGACGAGGCTGGCGATGGAGACGCGCAGAAAAATCTCATCGAAGCGCATGGCGCCGCGATGCAGAGCGATGCCGATCAGCGCAGTGAGATTGATCCAGAGGCCGACCGAGGTGGCGGTGGCGAGGCCGACGGCGCCGAGCGGGCG
The sequence above is a segment of the Methylosinus trichosporium OB3b genome. Coding sequences within it:
- a CDS encoding 4a-hydroxytetrahydrobiopterin dehydratase, encoding MAKEERVFTEDEVTARLAAELPRWRLENGWIRRKYKTHGWKGTLMAVNTIGHLAEAAWHHPDITLSYAWLEVRLMTHTAKGITDKDFELARRIEDVVCWRPGQEGGALEGTPESDQRFAYIKYD
- a CDS encoding beta-ribofuranosylaminobenzene 5'-phosphate synthase family protein, which translates into the protein MPTRVSVAAAARLHLGFLDMNGALGRKFGGLGLSIDAPATRLTLEHAETTSVFGPDAERAAALLERAAAAHAPGRRYRLVMEEAIPPHSGLGSGTQLALAVAAALRRLEDLPQDVEADAALLQRGARSGLGAGLFSRGGLVVDGGRGAATRTPPVVSRLPFPPDWRILLVSDPTAVGLHGAEERKAFAELPAFSETDAGRLCRLVLMQALPAASEADFAGFGAAITEIQAIVGDYFAPAQGGRRFTSAAVERLLAGLAEAGATGVGQTSWGPTGFAFAPSEAEAQRLAARARDMSAAHGLTIAVVAGLDKGAKIDAVYARIA